One segment of Anatilimnocola aggregata DNA contains the following:
- a CDS encoding polysaccharide lyase family 7 protein encodes MKIVLALLFVSGSIVATTNAADVPADVLDLTAWKLTLPVDTARAGSPDEVKQPELNAFSDAKWFFVDPLAKGVAFRAACGADTTKNSKFPRSELREMQPDGKSSASWGTNDGLVHTLTATLAIAHTPEKKKHVVCAQIHDADDDLIMIRLEGTKLFVERKLDRRVELAKNYQLGQFFDLKIEAADGHVRVWYDGTEKLDWPVNRRGCYFKAGCYTQSNLQTGDMPAAYGEVIIRKLAVTHAAQSLRD; translated from the coding sequence ATGAAAATCGTGCTAGCGCTGCTGTTCGTTAGCGGTTCCATCGTCGCTACCACCAATGCTGCCGACGTCCCCGCTGATGTTCTCGATCTCACCGCTTGGAAACTAACCCTTCCCGTCGATACCGCACGGGCTGGCTCGCCGGATGAAGTGAAGCAACCCGAACTCAACGCATTCAGCGATGCAAAGTGGTTCTTCGTCGATCCACTGGCCAAGGGAGTGGCCTTTCGCGCGGCCTGCGGTGCCGATACGACGAAGAACTCGAAGTTCCCTCGCAGTGAATTGCGCGAGATGCAGCCCGACGGCAAGTCGAGCGCCAGCTGGGGAACGAACGATGGCCTTGTTCACACGCTGACCGCGACGCTTGCCATCGCGCACACGCCAGAGAAAAAGAAGCACGTCGTCTGCGCTCAAATTCATGATGCCGACGACGATCTGATCATGATCCGACTGGAGGGAACCAAACTGTTTGTCGAGCGAAAACTCGACCGGCGAGTGGAACTTGCCAAGAACTACCAGCTGGGTCAGTTTTTCGATCTGAAAATTGAAGCGGCTGACGGTCACGTGCGAGTCTGGTACGACGGCACCGAAAAATTGGACTGGCCCGTCAACCGCAGGGGCTGCTACTTCAAAGCGGGTTGCTACACGCAGTCGAATCTCCAAACAGGAGACATGCCCGCTGCCTATGGCGAAGTCATCATTCGCAAGTTGGCTGTCACCCACGCTGCTCAGTCGCTCCGTGACTGA
- a CDS encoding RluA family pseudouridine synthase — MSRCCFKAHTVRKEYLAVVPQPNQLADSGTIDAFLGPHPTRRDQMAVVTRGGQRAVTGYAIEAATNNRQLVRLFPETGRTHQLRVHLAHLGAPILGDRLYGPQPPTHPRLLLHAEQISLPAADDFPARTFDAPVPSPFGTIEPHYVITTNATATFYPSAWVNRIDNRNVQVHVCYGTAAQLFRRFQD; from the coding sequence ATATCTCGATGCTGCTTCAAGGCGCACACCGTTCGCAAGGAATACCTGGCCGTCGTCCCCCAGCCCAATCAACTCGCCGACAGCGGCACCATCGACGCCTTCCTTGGTCCTCATCCCACGCGGCGCGATCAAATGGCCGTCGTCACTCGCGGCGGCCAGCGCGCCGTCACGGGCTACGCCATCGAAGCTGCCACGAACAACCGCCAACTCGTTCGCCTCTTCCCCGAGACTGGCCGCACCCACCAGCTGCGCGTCCATCTCGCCCACCTCGGCGCCCCCATCCTTGGCGACCGCCTCTACGGTCCTCAGCCACCGACTCATCCGCGCTTACTCTTGCACGCCGAGCAAATCTCACTCCCTGCCGCTGACGACTTCCCCGCTCGCACGTTTGACGCTCCCGTCCCCTCGCCTTTTGGGACGATTGAACCGCACTACGTCATTACCACGAATGCAACGGCTACCTTCTATCCCAGCGCTTGGGTCAACCGCATCGATAATCGGAACGTCCAGGTTCATGTCTGCTACGGAACAGCAGCGCAACTCTTTCGCCGCTTCCAGGACTAG